A single region of the Drosophila miranda strain MSH22 chromosome 2, D.miranda_PacBio2.1, whole genome shotgun sequence genome encodes:
- the LOC108155662 gene encoding protein archease-like → MEVEFSKEDFLLPETKYEYLDHTADVQLHAWGTTLTEAFEQCGVAMFGYMTELEYVSVESCYEIEAKGDDLEGLLFHFLDELLFLFSVEPNLVCKKLEITKFDLDTFEIVCRCYGEPFELGKHPQGTEVKAITYSAMQIVQDAEQSNFEVFVIIDI, encoded by the exons ATGGAAGTAGAATTCAGCAAAGAGGACTTTCTGCTGCCAGAAACAAAGTATGAAT ATTTGGACCACACCGCCGACGTGCA ACTGCATGCCTGGGGCACCACACTGACGGAGGCCTTCGAGCAGTGCGGCGTAGCAATGTTCGGGTATATGACGGAACTGGAGTACGTGTCCGTGGAGAGCTGCTACGAGATCGAGGCCAAGGGCGATGACCTGGAGGGACTACTCTTTCACTTTCTCGACGAGCTGCTATTCCTGTTCTCCGTTGAACCGAATCTGGTGTGCAAAAAACTGGAAATCACCAAATTCGATCTGGATACCTTCGAGATTGTCTGCCGCTGCTACGGCGAACCCTTCGAGCTGGGAAAACATCCGCAGGGCACCGAGGTGAAGGCAATCACCTACTCGGCCATGCAAATCGTACAGGATGCGGAGCAGAGCAACTTTGAAGTGTTTGTTATAATTGATATTTGA